CGCCGCCAATTTGCCACTTTGCCCCGCCAGGGCCACTTCCACCGGTGCCCCATTGCGCGTCACGCGCCCGCTGACCAGATGCACCGCATAGTCGCCGACCCGGACATGACGTCCCTCCAGCGACACCAGCCCCTCCTCGATCAGTGTGGCGAAGGCCATGCCCAGTACGTGGCGGCGCATCAGCGTCATCTGGGTGAGATTCTGCCCAGCCAACAGATTCAGGCGTTGTTCACGCCTGGCTACCGGCATCTGCGGCAGGGGCTGGCCGGTGGCGCTCTGTGCCAGTTCCTCGATGGCGAAACTGCTGACGCTGACCAGCAGGTCGATGGCCCGGCAGGCCTCTGAAAACACCTGGGGCGGCACATCTTGAAGCTGCATCGGCTGCCAATGTCGGTCGGTGCGCCGGGCAAAGCTTGTGCTGCCCGACAGGCAGTGCCCCTCCAGGCCCGGATACAGCGCCGTGTTCACGGCGAAGCTCACCCGGACATCGCCCAGGCATCGGTTCAGACCACCGTCCCTGTCGATCTTCCAGCCTTCGCGGCGGGCCAGGCCGATCAGTGGGCGGATGGACAGGCTGTAGCCGGCGAATGCCTGGCAGTGGTGGCTTTCCAGCTCTGGCGGGGACGGCAGGTAGTACTCGCGAAACACCTGGCGCAGCGGCTGTTTGATCCGGCGTTGGCTGATCAGCTTTTGCCAGGCGTGGCGCTCCTCGGCGCTGGCCGACAGTGGGTGCCACAGCGAAATCCTGCTCCCGGCCTCCAGGTCCAGCGGCTGGCCCCAGGGATCCATCGCTTGCGCGTTCGCATCCAGCAGGAAGCTGCGGCGTTGGCCATGGTCGCAGTGGGCAACCCAAATCAATGAGCGGGTAAAGGGCGAGCCCACGGCGGAGTTGGCCAGTTGCGCTCGCCAGTCGCGCAAAGGCAGCTCGAAGGCTTGCCACAGTCCGGATTCCAGGCAGTTGGCCAGAAGCCCGTGCTGGGCCTTGCCCGGCGTGCTGGTAGGGGCCAGGCGCAGGGCGATCTCGGGGCGTTGGGCCAGGCCGCGTTCGGCAGGCTTGAGGTTGCGCGCGAGTTTTTTCTGGATGCCGGCATGGCGCACCAGGCTCAGGGCGCTGCGCAGTGCCTGCACGCTTTCCGGGGTTGGCACCTGCTCGATGCAGTGCCCCAGGGCAATGGCCAGGGACTGCGATGGCGCGGTCTTGGCCTGGGTCGGGGCGACACAGGCCTTGGGCAGCAAAATGTCCATCAGCGGTGGCAGCCAGGGGGCATCGCGCAGCAGGGCGACCCGCGCGGCGCGGGCGATCACCGGCGTGTCATCGGTGGTAAAGGCGCCATCGGCCACATAGGGCGTGGCGCCGCTGTGAATCGCGTCCAGGCGCTGGGCCGCCGTGTTGAGAATCTGCTGTGAGAATTCGACGTATGCCGCGTCATCCATCAACACCCTGGCCGGATCGGCGCTCAGGTGATGATGGCCAGTCCAGTACTCGCTACCGGCCAGGGCCTGCTGTGAGCGCGGCTCCAGTTGCCCAAGCAGTTCGAACTCCTGCCGGGCGTAGGGCGAATTCCCATGGTGCTGTTCCACCCAGCGTTGCAGCGCCCCACGGGCTTCTTCATCCACCCATTGCGTCAGCATGTACGCCTGGGGGTAATTCGCCGCCCACTGTGCGCCGGGTTCCGCGAGGATCCTGCGCAGCTCCGCGGCCAGGGCGGCGCTCGGTGTGCCGCTGAAACAGGCCAGTTGCTCCAGCGCTTCCGGCCAGGTCAGGCAACTGCGCAACGCCTCCAGCAGGGCGCTGTGATCGAGGGCCGGGCTCAGTTCCAGTTCCGCGGCCTGTTGCACGATCGCGGTCGCCAGCTGCTGCGCCGCCGGGTTGCCAGGGGCGCGCAGGGCCCGGCGGATGTCCGGCCACAGGCTGCCCAGTTGAGCGGGTGTCAGAGGGCTGATGTCGAGCGGCGGGCCGATGAAGTCTGGATGATCCACTCGGTCGGCATTCAGGCGTTGTTGCAGGTGCGTGACGAGTGAAGGCGTGAGCGGGGCATCCATGGCGGCGGGTCTCCTTTGACAGTGCGCGGATCATCGCATTTTTTCTCGCCGCCGTTGGCCTCAGTCCCCTGGCGGGTTCTTTCGGCCCCTGGCGGGCGGCGATATACTCGCCGGCCCAATAAAGTGTGATCGCCCACGCCGTGCAACCCGCATGGACGCCCAGGGCGCGTGACACCCTCCCGGCGCTCCTGACCTGACGTTATCCACAGGCAGGCGGCCCCCGATTGTTTCCCTCAAGCCTTTGGTCGCTGCCCGACAGCGCTCATCGGCATTCCATGCCCGCAGCGTGCCCATGCGCGGATCTATTCATTCAGGCAGTAATTCGATGACCCCTCGTGAGCAAGAAATCCAGCGTCGTACCGAACTCTCGGTGACCCGCGTGACCAAGGCGGTATTCCCGTCCACCACCAACCATCACAACACCCTGTTCGGCGGCACGGCCCTGGCCTGGATGGATGAGGTTTCGTTCATTGCGGCCACGCGTTTCTGTCGCTTGCCGCTGGTGACGGTGTCCACCGACCGCATTGATTTCAAGCACCCGATTGCCGCCGGTTCGATCGTCGAGTTGGTCGGGCGAGTGGTGAAGGTGGGCAACACCAGCCTCAAGGTCGAAGTCGAGGTGTTTGTCGAAAGCATGAGCTGCGATGGGCGGGAAAAAGCCATCCATGGCCTGTTCAGCTTTGTCGCCATCGATGATGAAAAGCGCCCGGTGCCGGTGCTTCCGGGGTTTGCGGCGTAGGAGGCGGCTTGCCGGCGAGCACGCTATCGGGGCTATTCGCCGGCAGCCGGTTCCTACTGGGGCTGGTTACGGGGACTCGGGCTGGATCAGCGCCAGCAGGGTCCAGCCCGGTGCCGGCTTGAGGTCGCTCTCCGGGGTGACTACGTGCACCCAGCCGTTGCTGTCGCGGGCGAACAGCAGGGTGGCGCGTTCGCCGTGCAGGGCTTGGTAGTCATCCCAGCCGAAGGCCTCGGTCAGGTGCGTGCTGTACAGCTCCGCGCCCTGGCCCAGCAGGCTGGCCAGCTTGGTGTAGCTCAGGGCCTCGCTGCCCAGTAGCTGGCCTCGGTGTTCGTGACTGGCGCGGTGTTTGTCGGTGCGCCGGCTTTCCTGGCTGTTGGCCAGGGCGAACAGGCGCTGATGACCGAAGTCATGACGAAAGCGCATGGCCGCCAGGGTGTTGAGCTCGCCGGAAGGCGAGAGCGCCAGCAGATGCCCCAGGCCCACCAGGTCCAGGTGCGCGTCGGCATGTTGCGAGGCCGGGTTGCCGAAGTAGGTCGGCAGGCCTTCCATGCGTGCTGTGCGGATGTTCTCCCAGCTGGAGTCGGTCAGCAGCACCCGGCTGCCCAGTTGCTGCAGGGCCTTGCCCAGGGTGCGGGCCGGACCGTTGGCCCCGACGATCAGAAAGCCGCTGGGCGCCGGTTCGGCGACGTTCAACAGGCGCGCCAGAGGGCGAGCGGTGGCGCTTTGCAGGACCACGGTGCCGATGATCACGGCGAAGGTCAGCGGCACCAGCAGCAGCGCGCCCTGATGACCGGCTTCGTCCAGGCGGATGGCGAAGATGGCCGACACCGCGGCGGCGACAATCCCCCGTGGGGCAATCCACGCCAGCAACGCCCGCTCGCGCCAGTTGAGGCTGGAGCCGGCGGTGGACAGCAGCACGTTCAGCGGGCGGGCGATGAACTGGATCACCAGCAGCAGGATCAGCACCAGCGGGCCCAGGGCGATCAGCGCCTTGAGGTCCAGGCGCGCTGCCAGCAGGATGAACAGCCCGGAGATCAGCAGCACGCTGAGGTTCTCCTTGAAGTGCAGGATGTGCCGCACGTCCACGCCCTTCATGTTGGCCATCCACATGCCCATCAGGGTCACCGCCAGCAGCCCGGATTCGTGCATCACCTGGTTGGAGGCAATGAAGATCCCCAGTACCCCGGCCAGGCTTGCCAGGTTGTGCAGGTATTCCGGCAGCCACTGGCGCCGCATGATGCTGCCCAGGACCCAGCCGCCGACAATGCCGAACAGGCTGCCGCACAGAATCACGCCGCCGAAGGTCAGCAAGCTGTGGCTCAGGCCATCGCCGGCGGCACTGGCGATGATGAAGCTGTAGACCACCACCGCCAGCAGGGCGCCGATGGGATCGATGACGATGCCTTCCCAGCGCAGGATGTTGGCGAT
This genomic stretch from Pseudomonas sp. Os17 harbors:
- a CDS encoding acyl-CoA thioesterase, which produces MTPREQEIQRRTELSVTRVTKAVFPSTTNHHNTLFGGTALAWMDEVSFIAATRFCRLPLVTVSTDRIDFKHPIAAGSIVELVGRVVKVGNTSLKVEVEVFVESMSCDGREKAIHGLFSFVAIDDEKRPVPVLPGFAA
- a CDS encoding DUF4132 domain-containing protein translates to MDAPLTPSLVTHLQQRLNADRVDHPDFIGPPLDISPLTPAQLGSLWPDIRRALRAPGNPAAQQLATAIVQQAAELELSPALDHSALLEALRSCLTWPEALEQLACFSGTPSAALAAELRRILAEPGAQWAANYPQAYMLTQWVDEEARGALQRWVEQHHGNSPYARQEFELLGQLEPRSQQALAGSEYWTGHHHLSADPARVLMDDAAYVEFSQQILNTAAQRLDAIHSGATPYVADGAFTTDDTPVIARAARVALLRDAPWLPPLMDILLPKACVAPTQAKTAPSQSLAIALGHCIEQVPTPESVQALRSALSLVRHAGIQKKLARNLKPAERGLAQRPEIALRLAPTSTPGKAQHGLLANCLESGLWQAFELPLRDWRAQLANSAVGSPFTRSLIWVAHCDHGQRRSFLLDANAQAMDPWGQPLDLEAGSRISLWHPLSASAEERHAWQKLISQRRIKQPLRQVFREYYLPSPPELESHHCQAFAGYSLSIRPLIGLARREGWKIDRDGGLNRCLGDVRVSFAVNTALYPGLEGHCLSGSTSFARRTDRHWQPMQLQDVPPQVFSEACRAIDLLVSVSSFAIEELAQSATGQPLPQMPVARREQRLNLLAGQNLTQMTLMRRHVLGMAFATLIEEGLVSLEGRHVRVGDYAVHLVSGRVTRNGAPVEVALAGQSGKLAALPWLPYDEVLLERIANTVCVLLNRSGD
- a CDS encoding cation:proton antiporter, producing the protein MSEQQILLAFGGIGVAALGCQWLAWRLKLPAILFLLLSGILAGPVLGWLDPQEMFGPLLMPLVSLAVALILFEGSLTLHLSEWREIGSVVHRLVTLGALSTWAVITLATHWLLGFDWMLALLFGTLTLVTGPTVIVPMLRVVRPKASIANILRWEGIVIDPIGALLAVVVYSFIIASAAGDGLSHSLLTFGGVILCGSLFGIVGGWVLGSIMRRQWLPEYLHNLASLAGVLGIFIASNQVMHESGLLAVTLMGMWMANMKGVDVRHILHFKENLSVLLISGLFILLAARLDLKALIALGPLVLILLLVIQFIARPLNVLLSTAGSSLNWRERALLAWIAPRGIVAAAVSAIFAIRLDEAGHQGALLLVPLTFAVIIGTVVLQSATARPLARLLNVAEPAPSGFLIVGANGPARTLGKALQQLGSRVLLTDSSWENIRTARMEGLPTYFGNPASQHADAHLDLVGLGHLLALSPSGELNTLAAMRFRHDFGHQRLFALANSQESRRTDKHRASHEHRGQLLGSEALSYTKLASLLGQGAELYSTHLTEAFGWDDYQALHGERATLLFARDSNGWVHVVTPESDLKPAPGWTLLALIQPESP